Proteins from a genomic interval of uncultured Desulfuromusa sp.:
- a CDS encoding efflux RND transporter periplasmic adaptor subunit encodes MRPATILHKPSQWTLILIVLAAVFLSGCDSKPEATVQKQLPQVSFVTMQPEALMLSTKLPGRTSAFRVAEIRPQVSGLIQKRLFTEGSKVQAGQILYQIDPAPFQAALDNAAATVTAAQKNVEQAQAALQASIANVTRQKATLALARHNRVRFEETYKSRAVSATQRDQAVTEAEVAEATLMAAVAQEERDRQAIAAAQAAVQQAKAAQKIARINLNYTQVTAPISGRIGKSNVTDGAIVTAYQPAPLATVQQLDPIYADVPQSTIDLLGLKRRLKNGQLQHGVDQNQVELVQEDGTPYPLQGTLQFSDVTVDPTTGSVTLRAIFPNPDDVLLPGMFVHTVVKEGVNDQALLIPQQGVSRDPKGNPYALIVDSDSKAAFRPLVLDRAIGDQWLLSSGLAAGDQVIVEGLLMLRPGTPVKAVPFQSGTSEAPQSSASAK; translated from the coding sequence ATGCGACCCGCTACAATTCTACATAAACCGTCTCAATGGACCTTAATACTCATCGTCTTGGCGGCGGTGTTCCTCTCCGGTTGCGACAGTAAGCCTGAAGCGACAGTGCAAAAGCAATTGCCGCAAGTTTCATTCGTGACCATGCAGCCGGAAGCACTTATGCTCTCTACCAAATTACCGGGACGTACTTCCGCCTTTCGGGTTGCCGAAATTCGTCCGCAGGTCAGTGGTTTGATTCAGAAACGCCTCTTTACTGAAGGTTCCAAAGTTCAGGCCGGTCAGATCCTTTACCAGATTGATCCCGCACCTTTTCAGGCTGCTCTCGACAATGCAGCAGCTACGGTCACAGCAGCACAAAAAAATGTTGAACAGGCTCAAGCAGCATTACAGGCAAGCATAGCCAACGTGACCCGCCAGAAAGCGACGCTTGCATTGGCACGCCATAATCGTGTGCGTTTCGAGGAGACTTATAAAAGCCGGGCTGTCTCTGCAACACAGCGTGACCAGGCGGTCACGGAAGCAGAAGTGGCCGAAGCGACACTGATGGCCGCTGTTGCCCAGGAAGAAAGGGATCGCCAGGCAATTGCCGCTGCCCAAGCGGCTGTTCAACAGGCAAAAGCTGCACAGAAAATCGCCCGTATCAATCTGAACTATACTCAGGTGACGGCTCCGATTTCCGGTCGTATCGGTAAATCGAATGTGACCGATGGGGCAATTGTCACTGCTTATCAGCCAGCTCCTCTGGCGACTGTTCAACAGCTTGATCCTATTTACGCCGATGTCCCGCAATCGACCATTGACTTGCTGGGGCTCAAACGTCGGCTGAAAAATGGTCAACTGCAGCATGGAGTTGACCAGAATCAGGTCGAGTTGGTCCAAGAAGACGGAACCCCTTATCCTTTGCAGGGAACTTTGCAATTCAGTGATGTCACTGTTGACCCGACAACCGGTTCAGTTACCTTGCGAGCGATTTTTCCCAACCCTGACGATGTCCTGCTACCAGGAATGTTTGTCCATACCGTGGTTAAGGAAGGAGTTAACGACCAGGCCCTGCTTATTCCTCAGCAAGGGGTTTCGCGCGATCCAAAAGGCAATCCTTATGCATTGATTGTCGATAGCGACAGCAAGGCTGCCTTTCGCCCACTAGTTCTGGATCGTGCCATTGGTGATCAGTGGCTGCTTTCAAGCGGTCTCGCCGCAGGCGATCAAGTCATTGTTGAAGGTCTGCTGATGCTGCGGCCCGGTACCCCGGTGAAGGCGGTCCCATTCCAGAGCGGCACTTCTGAGGCCCCTCAGTCATCTGCATCAGCGAAATAA